A single window of Acetohalobium arabaticum DSM 5501 DNA harbors:
- the radA gene encoding DNA repair protein RadA, translated as MAKKKVRYVCEECGHEALKWNGQCAGCGSWNTLVKKIHDKQEKKKQEEKKKKAEKGNPPQQIDQITTATANRLKTELSELNRVLGGGIVPGSLILIGGAPGIGKSTLLLQLAYQISCKYGKVLYVSAEESKHQVKLRADRLQVNSSELYVLTETNYFTIEEEVKNLAPELVIIDSIQTIYDPDYDSVPGSIKQVRECTGKLMRLAKTEDIPIFLVGHVTKKGSIAGPKMLEHMVDVVLYFDSEQQQLYRILRSAKNRYGSTDEIGIFEMKQQGLIEVLNPSRHFISERPSGVSGSVIVPCLEGTRPILVEVQALTSTANYGSPTRMTSGVDHRRVSLILAVLEKRLGLYLQGEDVNINIAGGMQIEEPGIDLGIAVAIISSFRELPLPEDLLVLGEIGLSGEVRAVSRMESRIQEAIKLGFKQFIIPDGNLSSLELDVSDLEIEVCGVKQVSEVLDLILGGE; from the coding sequence GTGGCTAAAAAGAAAGTAAGATATGTTTGTGAGGAATGTGGTCATGAAGCTTTGAAGTGGAATGGTCAATGTGCTGGCTGCGGCAGTTGGAATACCTTAGTAAAGAAAATTCATGATAAACAAGAGAAAAAAAAGCAGGAAGAGAAAAAGAAAAAAGCTGAAAAAGGAAATCCCCCTCAACAGATTGATCAGATTACAACAGCAACAGCTAATCGACTGAAGACAGAACTTAGTGAGTTAAATCGCGTTTTAGGGGGAGGTATCGTTCCTGGTTCGTTAATTTTGATCGGTGGAGCTCCAGGAATAGGGAAATCTACTCTTTTATTACAGTTAGCTTATCAGATTAGCTGTAAATATGGGAAAGTATTATATGTATCTGCCGAGGAGTCAAAACATCAGGTCAAATTAAGGGCTGATCGGCTGCAGGTTAACAGTTCTGAACTTTATGTCTTAACAGAAACTAATTACTTTACTATAGAAGAAGAAGTTAAAAATTTAGCACCTGAATTAGTAATTATAGATTCAATCCAAACTATCTATGATCCTGATTATGATTCGGTGCCCGGCAGTATAAAACAGGTCCGGGAATGTACTGGAAAATTGATGAGGTTAGCTAAGACAGAAGATATACCCATTTTTTTAGTCGGACATGTAACCAAAAAGGGATCTATTGCTGGGCCAAAGATGTTAGAGCATATGGTTGATGTTGTTCTTTATTTTGATAGTGAACAGCAGCAGCTCTACCGCATTCTGCGTTCAGCCAAGAATCGCTATGGATCTACTGATGAAATAGGTATTTTTGAAATGAAACAGCAGGGGTTAATAGAAGTTTTGAATCCGTCTCGACATTTTATTTCAGAGCGTCCTAGTGGTGTTTCGGGTTCAGTAATTGTACCTTGCTTAGAAGGCACCAGACCGATATTGGTTGAGGTACAGGCTTTAACTAGCACAGCTAATTATGGTTCACCAACTAGAATGACTTCTGGGGTTGATCATAGACGTGTTTCTTTAATTCTGGCTGTATTAGAAAAACGCTTAGGGCTTTATTTGCAAGGTGAAGATGTCAATATAAATATTGCCGGAGGTATGCAGATAGAAGAACCCGGTATTGATTTAGGTATTGCTGTAGCTATTATTTCCAGCTTCCGGGAGCTTCCTTTACCGGAGGATTTATTAGTTTTAGGAGAGATAGGTCTTTCGGGAGAGGTAAGGGCAGTCAGTAGGATGGAAAGTAGAATTCAAGAAGCTATAAAACTAGGCTTCAAGCAATTTATAATTCCGGATGGTAATTTATCATCTTTAGAATTAGATGTAAGTGATCTAGAAATAGAAGTCTGTGGAGTTAAGCAGGTTTCTGAAGTATTGGATCTAATTTTGGGAGGTGAATAA
- the disA gene encoding DNA integrity scanning diadenylate cyclase DisA, giving the protein MDTEHDEFKEVFDFLAPGTSFREGLENILRAKTGGLIVVGDSKEVLGIVDGGFNINSELTAARLYELAKMDGAIVLSSDCERILCANAQLVPDPGISSTETGTRHRTAERVAKQTGELVISISQRRDIISLYKNEEKYVLEDIRVILAKANQAIQTLEKYRSVLDQTLNKLSALEFQDLVTVSEVATVLQRTEMVLRIGKEIERYIRELGTEGRLINMQLEELLANVKDEGILLIKDYITQSQIESEEGAEGEEDDENVINSPEDILINISDYASDDLVSLTTISKRLGYGGNMSVLDLSVSPRGYRLLRKIPRLPMPVIENLVDNFSDFQAILNASIDELDDVDGVGEVRAQAIKEGLKRLRDQSLLEQRMY; this is encoded by the coding sequence GTGGATACTGAACATGATGAATTTAAAGAGGTATTTGATTTTTTGGCTCCAGGAACTTCTTTTCGTGAAGGCTTGGAGAATATATTGCGGGCTAAAACTGGTGGATTAATAGTAGTTGGTGATAGCAAAGAAGTTTTAGGAATAGTAGACGGTGGTTTTAATATCAATAGCGAGCTGACAGCAGCTCGGTTATATGAACTGGCTAAGATGGATGGTGCTATTGTATTAAGCAGTGACTGTGAGCGGATTTTATGTGCTAATGCTCAATTAGTACCTGATCCCGGAATTTCATCAACTGAGACAGGAACGAGACATAGGACTGCTGAACGGGTTGCTAAACAGACTGGAGAATTAGTAATTTCAATTTCGCAGCGCCGGGATATAATCTCGTTGTATAAAAATGAGGAGAAGTATGTTCTAGAAGACATAAGAGTTATTTTAGCCAAGGCTAACCAGGCTATTCAGACTTTAGAAAAGTATAGAAGTGTGTTAGACCAGACTTTAAATAAATTAAGTGCTTTAGAATTTCAGGATTTAGTCACAGTTTCAGAAGTAGCAACTGTCCTCCAACGAACGGAGATGGTATTACGAATTGGAAAAGAGATTGAAAGGTATATTCGAGAATTAGGTACTGAAGGGCGCTTAATTAATATGCAGTTAGAAGAGCTGCTGGCTAATGTAAAGGACGAAGGAATTTTATTAATTAAAGATTATATTACTCAGTCACAGATTGAATCAGAGGAGGGGGCTGAAGGAGAGGAAGATGATGAAAATGTGATTAACTCTCCAGAAGATATTCTGATTAATATATCTGATTATGCTTCCGATGATCTAGTTAGCTTGACAACTATTAGCAAAAGATTAGGCTACGGCGGAAATATGAGTGTGCTTGATCTGTCTGTGTCTCCACGCGGATATAGACTGCTGCGTAAGATTCCTAGATTACCGATGCCGGTGATCGAAAACTTAGTTGATAATTTCAGTGATTTTCAGGCTATCTTAAATGCTTCTATAGATGAGCTGGATGATGTCGATGGTGTTGGGGAAGTAAGGGCCCAAGCTATTAAAGAAGGACTGAAACGTTTACGAGACCAGTCTTTATTGGAACAGAGGATGTATTAA
- a CDS encoding CarD family transcriptional regulator: MFETGDKIVYPNHGAGTITDIEKKEVLGETKKYYVMQLPIGEMRVMIPMDNVDDIGIREVISSDRVDDVFQILKGEKSEMSQNWNRRYRANTEKIKSGDIFEVAEVVRNLTLRDIEKGLSTGEKKMLSNSRQILISELVLAEDKDKEEIEEEIDEIFFDTEEENEEDEE, encoded by the coding sequence ATGTTTGAAACTGGCGATAAAATAGTTTATCCCAATCATGGTGCTGGAACTATTACTGATATTGAAAAGAAAGAAGTCTTAGGTGAAACAAAGAAGTATTATGTTATGCAGCTGCCTATCGGAGAGATGAGGGTAATGATTCCGATGGATAATGTAGATGATATTGGAATTAGAGAGGTTATAAGTTCAGATAGAGTAGATGATGTATTTCAGATATTAAAAGGTGAGAAGAGTGAAATGTCTCAAAACTGGAACCGAAGATATAGAGCCAACACAGAAAAAATTAAAAGTGGCGATATTTTTGAAGTGGCAGAAGTAGTTAGAAATCTTACCCTGCGGGATATAGAAAAAGGATTATCAACAGGTGAGAAGAAGATGTTGAGTAATTCAAGACAGATTTTAATCAGTGAATTGGTGTTAGCTGAAGATAAAGATAAAGAGGAGATTGAAGAAGAAATTGATGAAATATTTTTTGATACTGAAGAAGAGAATGAAGAGGACGAAGAATAA
- a CDS encoding PIN/TRAM domain-containing protein: protein MLKRIWRGICTILGAVVGYQIIEVLGLAEKFDFSLNTIDQLLTSNQIYGIVIGGIIGYLLLPVAVERLFQIILNFEDKLERIPFQDIVAGIAGLIIGLIIGILLIFAFPLSSIPQFGLSLQVLVNLVLGYLGVNLAIKKREEFFRLFENLPNIFNKDKILSSSDQEENQESTPPCKILDTSVIIDGRIADICQTDFIDGVFVIPEFVLEELQHIADSSDILKRNRGRRGLEILNKMQKELDVPVEIYEGDFEDIDEVDSKLVKLAKLLGGKVITNDYNLNKVSELQGVSVLNINELANAVKPVVLPGEEMTVEIIKEGKEPGQGVGYLDDGTMIVVDDGKQNIGDEIDVLVTSVLQTAAGRMIFAKPKAAEQAL from the coding sequence ATGCTGAAGCGAATTTGGCGCGGAATATGTACTATTTTAGGTGCAGTAGTTGGTTATCAGATCATTGAAGTATTAGGGTTGGCAGAAAAATTTGATTTTAGTTTAAATACTATCGATCAATTATTAACCAGTAATCAGATTTATGGAATAGTAATTGGAGGAATTATTGGGTATCTTTTATTACCAGTAGCAGTTGAGAGATTATTCCAGATTATTTTAAACTTTGAAGATAAACTGGAACGAATCCCCTTTCAAGATATAGTTGCTGGAATTGCCGGTTTGATCATTGGTCTAATAATTGGAATTCTTTTAATATTTGCTTTTCCCTTATCTTCGATTCCGCAGTTTGGACTTTCGTTACAGGTGTTAGTTAATTTAGTTTTAGGTTATTTAGGTGTTAATTTAGCTATAAAAAAACGGGAAGAGTTTTTTAGATTATTCGAAAATCTTCCTAATATCTTCAATAAGGATAAAATTTTGAGCAGCAGTGACCAAGAAGAAAATCAGGAATCAACTCCACCTTGTAAAATCTTAGATACTAGTGTAATTATTGATGGTAGAATAGCAGATATCTGCCAGACTGATTTTATTGATGGGGTATTTGTTATTCCTGAGTTTGTGTTAGAAGAATTACAGCATATAGCTGATTCTTCTGATATATTAAAACGGAATCGAGGGCGCCGAGGACTTGAAATTTTAAATAAAATGCAGAAAGAATTAGATGTACCGGTTGAAATTTATGAGGGGGATTTTGAGGATATAGATGAAGTGGACAGTAAATTGGTTAAGCTTGCTAAACTGCTTGGGGGCAAGGTAATAACTAATGACTACAATTTAAATAAGGTATCAGAGCTACAGGGAGTATCAGTTTTAAACATTAATGAGTTGGCCAATGCAGTAAAACCAGTAGTCTTACCGGGAGAAGAGATGACAGTTGAAATTATTAAAGAAGGTAAAGAACCAGGACAAGGTGTAGGTTATTTAGATGATGGCACTATGATTGTGGTAGATGATGGTAAGCAGAATATAGGTGATGAAATAGACGTCTTGGTAACTAGTGTATTACAGACAGCAGCCGGAAGAATGATTTTTGCTAAACCTAAAGCAGCCGAACAGGCTCTATAA
- the ispD gene encoding 2-C-methyl-D-erythritol 4-phosphate cytidylyltransferase: protein MESITAIIPAAGQGKRMKSKLNKQYLSLLDKPVLAHTVEVFQNCDLITEIIVVVKEDEIDYCRRKVIEKYNYNKVKALIRGGQSRQKSVHNGLQSVDNADYVLIHDGARPLLTEDMLCRAVDQVKDYKAVGVAVPVKDTIKRIDNDGYVAETPVRDKLWAIQTPQAFEYSLVSEAYNKAMKEGISGTDTSILVERLGQKVKLIRGSYENLKITTPEDLINAEAIIKRRQQ, encoded by the coding sequence ATGGAATCTATAACTGCTATTATTCCTGCTGCTGGGCAGGGGAAGCGGATGAAGAGTAAGTTGAATAAGCAGTATCTTTCTTTATTGGATAAACCGGTTTTGGCCCATACTGTAGAAGTATTTCAGAATTGTGATCTGATTACTGAAATTATTGTTGTGGTTAAAGAGGACGAAATAGATTATTGCCGGCGGAAAGTAATTGAAAAGTATAATTATAATAAAGTCAAGGCTCTTATCAGAGGAGGGCAGAGTAGACAGAAGTCGGTTCACAATGGGCTGCAGTCAGTTGATAATGCTGACTATGTCTTGATTCATGATGGAGCTAGACCGTTGCTGACTGAAGATATGCTGTGTAGAGCTGTAGACCAGGTAAAGGATTACAAAGCAGTAGGGGTAGCAGTGCCTGTAAAGGATACAATCAAAAGAATAGATAATGATGGCTATGTAGCAGAGACTCCTGTTCGAGATAAACTCTGGGCCATTCAGACCCCTCAGGCTTTTGAATATAGTTTGGTGTCTGAAGCTTATAATAAAGCAATGAAGGAAGGTATCAGCGGAACAGATACTTCAATATTAGTTGAAAGATTAGGCCAAAAAGTTAAATTGATAAGAGGGAGTTATGAGAATTTGAAGATAACTACTCCTGAAGACTTAATCAATGCCGAGGCAATTATTAAAAGGAGGCAGCAATGA
- the ispF gene encoding 2-C-methyl-D-erythritol 2,4-cyclodiphosphate synthase has translation MRVGIGYDVHQLISGEDLILGGIKIDHSSGLKGHSDADVLLHAVMDAMLGAIGAGDIGKHFPDSDPAYEGISSLKLLSEVNSLLTKQGYSIINIDVTIIAQKPKLASYLEKMEKRIAEVLDISLTKINLKATTTEGLGYIGNEAGIAAQAIVSLESAGYE, from the coding sequence ATGAGAGTTGGAATCGGTTATGATGTTCATCAATTAATTAGTGGTGAAGATTTAATCTTAGGAGGCATCAAAATAGATCACAGTTCTGGCTTAAAAGGCCATTCTGATGCTGATGTATTATTACATGCAGTGATGGATGCTATGTTAGGGGCTATTGGCGCCGGGGATATAGGAAAGCATTTTCCGGATTCAGATCCAGCCTATGAAGGAATTTCTAGTTTGAAGCTTTTATCAGAAGTTAATTCTTTATTAACTAAGCAAGGGTATTCTATAATTAATATAGATGTTACTATTATTGCCCAAAAGCCTAAATTAGCTTCTTATTTAGAAAAAATGGAAAAAAGGATAGCTGAAGTATTGGATATATCTTTAACTAAAATTAATTTAAAAGCTACTACGACAGAAGGATTAGGGTATATAGGAAATGAAGCAGGGATTGCAGCCCAAGCTATAGTCAGCTTAGAATCAGCAGGGTATGAGTAG
- a CDS encoding HutP family protein, with protein sequence MIVKDIMIKDVITVNENVTISEAERIMTVNDIGRLIVEDDLGKVVGMITDGDLVKERNFDLKVKEIMTTDLIKGYQTQSIQEVAQIVSDNQIGGVPIFDETDNLVGIVTVDDIVSGYMKEENTAKISPESSAIYLSMTRSREYENYWLDKINGYGYKAAITQTGANAEDLPIKLRESATVAAIARKVIKERAKEKVAVSNAVRDAYNQLNLINPGLGGGFKVAIVRGEGKVAVSAFGKFGHALVDGPEQIALGTSII encoded by the coding sequence ATGATAGTTAAAGACATAATGATTAAAGATGTAATTACAGTTAATGAGAATGTAACTATTTCAGAAGCAGAAAGAATTATGACTGTTAATGATATTGGTAGACTGATTGTCGAAGATGATCTAGGAAAAGTAGTAGGAATGATCACTGATGGTGACTTAGTTAAAGAGCGTAATTTTGATCTTAAGGTCAAGGAAATAATGACTACTGATTTGATTAAGGGGTATCAGACACAGAGTATTCAGGAAGTGGCTCAGATAGTTTCTGATAATCAGATCGGCGGTGTACCTATCTTTGATGAAACAGATAATTTGGTAGGGATAGTAACTGTTGATGATATTGTATCAGGTTATATGAAGGAAGAGAATACTGCTAAAATAAGTCCTGAAAGTTCAGCTATTTATCTATCTATGACTAGAAGTAGAGAGTATGAGAATTACTGGCTGGATAAAATCAATGGCTATGGCTACAAAGCCGCTATTACTCAAACGGGAGCCAATGCTGAAGATTTACCTATTAAATTAAGAGAGAGTGCAACAGTAGCAGCTATTGCCCGTAAAGTAATTAAGGAACGGGCTAAAGAGAAGGTAGCCGTTTCTAATGCTGTAAGGGATGCTTATAATCAGTTAAACCTGATTAATCCTGGTTTAGGCGGTGGGTTTAAAGTTGCCATTGTTAGAGGAGAAGGAAAGGTAGCTGTTTCTGCTTTTGGTAAGTTCGGCCATGCATTAGTTGATGGTCCGGAACAGATTGCTTTAGGTACGAGCATAATCTAA
- the gltX gene encoding glutamate--tRNA ligase, whose translation MSDIRVRFAPSPTGQIHIGNIRTALFTWLYARKHNGTTVLRIEDTDQERSTSEFEEIILQETDWLGLDWDEGVRAGGDYGPYRQSDRLDIYDKYIDRLIEEDKAYYCYCTDEELEQMREEAKAKGKPPKYNGRCRNLSEEERKELEAEGREPAVRFKMPTEEIKIVVNDLVHGEVEFSSEVLDDFVIVKSDGLPTYNFAVVIDDHLMEISHVIRGEDHLSNTPKQQLIYDALDWEMPEFGHLPMILGEDKSKLSKRSGEAYVYVSEYRQKGYLPEALINFLALLGWSSADDEELFTVEEIIDNFSMERVNNSPSVFDVEKLNWMNGHHIRESELDRIVDLAIPYLQEAGYIADELSDEEYNYVAQIVDVVRDSLDYVAQITDHVDIFFGELEYENKEEVIDCFQQEDVDLVLETLKDRLAVLDDYSPDSVLEEMRAILNDLPVGGRLFYHPTRYALTGKGSGPELYQVVSILGKEETINRLDKALNLV comes from the coding sequence ATGAGTGATATTAGAGTAAGATTTGCACCAAGTCCTACGGGACAGATTCATATTGGTAATATTCGTACTGCTTTATTTACCTGGTTATATGCTAGAAAGCATAACGGAACTACAGTCTTAAGGATTGAAGATACTGATCAGGAACGTTCTACGTCTGAATTTGAAGAGATTATTCTGCAGGAAACAGACTGGCTCGGCCTGGATTGGGATGAAGGTGTGCGGGCTGGCGGTGATTATGGTCCATATCGTCAGAGTGATAGGCTTGATATATATGATAAATACATAGATAGGTTAATCGAAGAAGATAAAGCTTACTACTGTTATTGTACTGACGAAGAATTGGAGCAAATGAGAGAAGAGGCAAAAGCTAAAGGCAAACCGCCTAAGTATAACGGAAGATGTCGTAATTTATCTGAAGAAGAAAGAAAAGAATTAGAAGCTGAAGGAAGAGAGCCTGCTGTTAGATTCAAGATGCCTACGGAAGAAATAAAGATTGTAGTTAATGATCTAGTTCATGGTGAGGTAGAGTTTAGCAGTGAAGTTTTAGATGATTTTGTGATTGTAAAGTCGGATGGACTACCGACTTATAACTTTGCAGTAGTGATTGATGATCATTTAATGGAAATTAGCCATGTGATCCGTGGAGAGGACCATCTGTCCAATACTCCCAAGCAGCAGTTGATTTATGATGCTTTAGATTGGGAAATGCCTGAATTTGGTCATCTACCGATGATTCTAGGTGAGGATAAATCTAAGTTAAGCAAACGGAGTGGAGAAGCCTATGTTTATGTTAGTGAATACCGCCAAAAAGGTTATCTCCCGGAAGCATTGATTAACTTTTTAGCCTTATTGGGTTGGTCTTCTGCTGATGATGAAGAATTATTTACTGTAGAAGAAATTATAGATAACTTTTCAATGGAGAGAGTAAATAATAGCCCATCAGTTTTTGATGTAGAGAAGTTAAATTGGATGAATGGACATCATATTAGAGAGTCTGAGCTGGATAGAATAGTAGACTTAGCAATTCCTTATCTGCAGGAAGCAGGTTATATTGCTGATGAGCTAAGTGATGAGGAGTATAACTATGTAGCCCAAATAGTTGATGTAGTCCGCGATTCACTGGATTATGTAGCCCAGATTACGGACCATGTAGATATCTTCTTTGGTGAATTGGAATATGAAAACAAAGAAGAAGTTATAGACTGTTTTCAGCAGGAGGATGTTGATTTAGTACTGGAGACTTTAAAGGACCGCTTAGCTGTATTAGATGATTATAGTCCGGATTCGGTTTTAGAAGAAATGAGGGCTATTTTGAATGATTTACCGGTTGGAGGCAGACTCTTTTATCATCCTACTCGCTATGCCTTGACTGGCAAGGGATCAGGACCTGAATTATATCAAGTAGTTTCTATTCTAGGTAAGGAAGAAACCATTAATCGACTTGATAAAGCCCTTAATTTAGTTTAA
- the cysE gene encoding serine O-acetyltransferase, which produces MLKMIKADIDAVFERDPAARSLVEVLLTYSGLHAIIMHRIAHWLQNKNLSLLARIISQFSRFLTGIEIHPGAEIGTGFFIDHGMGVVIGETAEIGDDVTLYQGVTLGGTGKETGKRHPTLGNNVMVSAGAKVLGSIEIGDNVKIGAGAVVLDPVPANTTVVGVPGKVVVQDGERICGEIDLEHGNLPDPVEEMLRCMNNRIEKLENKLNNSDQKFSESKDKKE; this is translated from the coding sequence ATGTTAAAGATGATTAAAGCAGATATTGATGCTGTGTTTGAGCGGGATCCAGCAGCGAGGAGTTTAGTAGAAGTATTGTTGACTTATTCAGGTCTGCATGCCATTATTATGCATAGGATTGCCCACTGGCTGCAGAATAAGAATCTATCACTGCTAGCCAGAATTATTTCTCAATTCAGCCGTTTTCTGACAGGGATTGAGATTCATCCTGGAGCTGAAATCGGAACCGGCTTCTTTATTGACCACGGAATGGGAGTGGTAATCGGTGAAACGGCTGAGATTGGTGATGATGTTACCCTCTATCAGGGAGTGACCCTCGGTGGTACAGGTAAGGAAACCGGTAAGCGCCATCCGACTTTAGGGAATAATGTGATGGTCAGTGCTGGAGCCAAGGTTTTAGGATCGATAGAGATTGGGGATAATGTTAAAATAGGTGCTGGGGCAGTAGTTTTAGATCCGGTGCCGGCCAATACTACGGTAGTAGGAGTGCCGGGTAAAGTGGTAGTTCAGGATGGGGAACGGATTTGCGGAGAGATAGATCTTGAACATGGAAATCTACCGGATCCTGTAGAAGAGATGCTGCGGTGTATGAATAATAGAATTGAAAAATTGGAAAATAAGCTTAATAATTCAGACCAAAAGTTTAGTGAATCTAAAGACAAGAAGGAGTGA
- the cysS gene encoding cysteine--tRNA ligase: MTLQIYNTLTQKKEEFEPLDQDEVKLYSCGPTVYDYFHIGNARAFILPDILKRYLEYKGYNVLHVTNFTDVDDKMIKRANEEEIEIEELADRFITAYFEDTERLNIKQADVYPKATEHISDIIELVKKLEDKGYAYEVDGDVFFAVRKFADYGKLSNQELEELTSGSRVEVNDKKEDPLDFVLWKKSKEGEPSWESPWGTGRPGWHIECSAMSMCYLGEEFDFHTGGVDLVFPHHENEIAQNEAGVGSQVVNYWLHNGYINVDGEKMSKSLGNFFTTRDILQDYSAEVLRFFLISKHYRSPINFSDAELDNAAKSLQRLQNTVNKLKDLLDRDRADLKPGNKEELQELEKKIKAKREKFEEAMDDDLNTALAIGALHELAKELNIVVNDADFELNQANIIVLEKAYDTFKELSQQVLGINLETEDDISDNLTSDLIGLLLEVRNKARQNQDWELADQIRDELSELGIILEDTPQGTDWKLE, translated from the coding sequence ATGACACTACAGATATATAATACTTTAACCCAGAAGAAGGAAGAGTTTGAACCACTTGACCAAGATGAGGTTAAACTTTATTCTTGTGGTCCAACGGTCTATGATTATTTTCATATCGGAAATGCTCGTGCCTTTATTCTACCTGACATTTTAAAGAGATATCTAGAATACAAAGGCTATAATGTCTTACATGTTACTAATTTTACCGATGTTGATGATAAAATGATTAAGCGGGCTAATGAAGAAGAAATTGAAATTGAAGAGTTGGCTGATAGATTTATTACTGCTTATTTTGAAGATACTGAAAGGTTAAATATCAAACAAGCAGATGTTTATCCTAAAGCAACGGAGCATATTTCTGATATTATTGAGTTGGTAAAGAAGTTAGAAGATAAGGGATATGCCTATGAGGTGGATGGCGATGTCTTCTTTGCTGTTAGAAAGTTTGCTGACTATGGGAAACTGTCTAATCAGGAGTTAGAAGAGTTGACATCAGGATCTAGAGTTGAAGTTAATGATAAGAAGGAGGATCCGCTGGATTTTGTTCTCTGGAAGAAGAGTAAAGAAGGAGAACCGTCTTGGGAGAGTCCCTGGGGTACAGGCAGACCAGGTTGGCATATAGAATGCTCAGCTATGTCGATGTGTTATTTAGGTGAAGAATTTGATTTTCATACCGGAGGTGTTGATTTAGTATTCCCCCATCATGAGAATGAGATTGCACAGAATGAAGCAGGAGTTGGCAGTCAAGTAGTTAATTACTGGCTCCATAATGGGTATATCAATGTTGATGGCGAAAAGATGTCCAAGTCGCTAGGTAATTTCTTTACTACGAGAGATATTCTGCAGGATTATAGTGCAGAAGTACTGCGCTTTTTCTTGATCTCTAAACATTATCGGAGTCCGATAAACTTCAGTGATGCTGAACTTGATAATGCAGCCAAAAGTCTACAGAGATTACAGAATACAGTCAATAAGTTAAAGGATTTATTAGATAGGGATAGAGCCGATTTAAAGCCGGGGAATAAAGAAGAATTGCAGGAATTAGAGAAAAAAATTAAAGCTAAAAGAGAGAAGTTTGAAGAGGCTATGGATGATGACTTAAATACTGCTTTGGCTATTGGAGCCTTACATGAGCTGGCTAAGGAGTTAAATATTGTAGTAAATGATGCGGATTTTGAATTAAATCAGGCCAACATTATAGTGCTGGAGAAGGCCTATGATACATTTAAAGAATTAAGCCAGCAGGTATTAGGAATCAATCTGGAAACCGAAGATGATATCAGTGATAATTTAACTTCTGATTTAATTGGACTTTTATTGGAAGTTAGAAATAAGGCTCGACAGAATCAGGATTGGGAATTGGCTGACCAAATTAGGGATGAATTGTCTGAATTAGGAATTATTCTTGAGGATACGCCGCAGGGTACAGACTGGAAGTTAGAGTAA
- a CDS encoding Mini-ribonuclease 3 — protein sequence MFNDILELPERPRLFSPETMAYIGDSIYEVFIRSYLIEQGLRKGNSLHQQAVKYVNAGAQAELLQQLESYLTEEEEAIVRRGRNSNSGSVPKNADVVDYRYSTAFEALLGYLYLEGKKVRLEEVLTEIKGIIDEIE from the coding sequence ATGTTTAATGATATATTGGAACTGCCTGAAAGGCCACGGCTGTTTTCACCAGAGACTATGGCCTATATCGGTGATAGTATCTATGAAGTCTTTATTCGTTCTTATTTGATAGAGCAGGGACTGCGCAAAGGCAATAGCCTCCATCAGCAGGCTGTTAAGTACGTTAATGCCGGGGCTCAGGCAGAATTATTGCAGCAACTGGAGAGCTATCTTACAGAAGAAGAAGAGGCAATTGTCCGGAGAGGGCGGAATTCCAATTCCGGTAGTGTACCTAAGAATGCAGATGTGGTTGATTATCGCTACAGTACTGCCTTTGAAGCCCTGCTGGGATATCTTTATTTGGAAGGGAAAAAGGTTAGATTAGAAGAAGTATTGACAGAAATTAAAGGAATAATTGATGAAATAGAATAG